The following proteins come from a genomic window of Sphaerisporangium rubeum:
- a CDS encoding LuxR C-terminal-related transcriptional regulator, with protein MAIWPFAGRQEDLARLVRLAHDGAARGVVIAGPAGVGKSRLAAEVLRTFHSPAHAVIPIRATRAAGGIPYGALAGLLPPKAPDGLLNPLRWAADAVRGHAAGRLPVLAVDDAHLLDGASAAAVHHLVATGGALIVATLRTGETAPDGVTALWRDGRAARADVGPLSVDDIAAVLAAALGGRPDDATVRRLATASEGNALLLHELVAAARDAGRLRPVRGMWQLTGEPPLAPRLSELVGERVAGLSPEASAVLELTAFAEPIGLAMLTGLCPPEAVEEAERRGLVRLSPDGRRMTVRLGHPLYGEVARAACPPLRRRNRYAALAAALERGGTRRGDDLLRLTVWRLESGAAASPGPLISACRLAWSAHDYPLAIRLGRAAVAAGGGVDAALLLATVLDYAQYPDEAHAVLTEAEAAFGASGAGGNDPEAGGRGGLESGHAAVVTRLALARAGNLAWGMNRLREALELLDRTESAVADPAARRRIATRRLDLTAGAARPREALRLGTALLRDTPDGPGRTQTLKSQALALCYAGRTGEAIAMARQALADAGAWQDALPAMVSPLHSAWAMAALFAGDLASMEESVASMEAAVAAQRGWSLGEGSLALAKGQLATARGQVQTALGVLHDAAHHPTATTVGGCMGAYASAQALLGDASGAESTLEEALARNRATWTGFTRWVALTRVWIAAAYGETGAAVELALEFAEECRAAGLPGFEFVALHDAVRLGGAAHAAGRLAELPALHDGPRVTLARDHAAAVVAGDAEDLLAVATGFQDLGMILHAAEAAAQAAARLRRAGHTRAALAATTRAWSLAHRCEGARTPALRGLAAPDLTPRQLEVAQLAAQNFTNRDIADRLFLSVRTVANHLGAVYDRTGVNDRTALRQFFDLPGAAGRPAGR; from the coding sequence ATGGCGATCTGGCCGTTCGCGGGCCGCCAGGAGGACCTCGCACGGCTCGTGCGGCTGGCGCACGACGGCGCGGCGCGCGGCGTCGTCATCGCCGGGCCCGCCGGGGTCGGCAAGAGCAGGCTCGCGGCCGAGGTGCTGCGCACGTTCCACTCCCCCGCGCACGCCGTCATCCCCATCAGGGCCACCCGCGCGGCCGGCGGCATCCCGTACGGCGCGCTGGCCGGGCTGCTGCCGCCGAAGGCCCCCGACGGCCTTCTCAACCCGCTGCGCTGGGCCGCCGACGCGGTGCGCGGCCACGCGGCCGGCCGGCTGCCGGTGCTCGCGGTCGACGACGCGCACCTGCTGGACGGCGCCTCGGCCGCCGCCGTCCACCACCTGGTGGCCACCGGCGGCGCGCTGATCGTCGCGACCCTGCGCACCGGTGAGACCGCGCCGGACGGCGTCACCGCGCTCTGGCGGGACGGGAGAGCGGCGCGGGCCGACGTCGGGCCGCTGAGCGTGGACGACATCGCGGCGGTCCTCGCCGCCGCGCTCGGCGGCCGGCCCGACGACGCCACGGTGCGGCGGCTCGCCACCGCGTCCGAGGGGAACGCTCTGCTGCTGCACGAGCTGGTCGCCGCGGCCCGCGACGCCGGCCGGCTGCGTCCGGTGCGCGGCATGTGGCAGCTCACCGGTGAGCCGCCGCTGGCCCCCCGGTTGTCGGAGCTGGTGGGTGAGCGGGTCGCGGGACTGTCCCCTGAGGCGAGCGCGGTGCTGGAGCTGACCGCGTTCGCCGAGCCCATCGGCCTCGCCATGCTGACCGGCCTGTGCCCGCCGGAGGCCGTCGAGGAGGCCGAGCGGCGGGGCCTCGTGCGCCTGTCGCCGGACGGCAGGCGCATGACCGTGCGGCTCGGCCACCCTCTGTACGGCGAGGTGGCCCGCGCGGCCTGCCCGCCGCTGCGCCGCCGCAACCGGTACGCCGCGCTCGCCGCCGCGCTGGAGCGTGGCGGCACCCGGCGCGGCGACGACCTGCTGCGTCTCACGGTGTGGCGCCTGGAGAGCGGCGCCGCCGCCTCCCCCGGGCCGCTGATCTCGGCCTGCCGCCTCGCGTGGTCGGCGCACGACTACCCTCTCGCCATCCGCCTCGGCCGCGCCGCCGTGGCCGCCGGCGGCGGCGTCGACGCGGCCCTGCTGCTCGCCACCGTCCTCGACTACGCGCAGTACCCCGACGAGGCGCACGCCGTCCTCACCGAGGCCGAGGCGGCGTTCGGCGCTTCCGGCGCCGGTGGGAACGATCCGGAGGCCGGCGGACGGGGTGGCCTGGAGAGCGGCCACGCCGCGGTGGTCACACGGCTGGCGCTGGCACGGGCCGGGAACCTCGCCTGGGGCATGAACCGGCTGCGGGAGGCGCTTGAGCTGCTGGACAGGACCGAGTCGGCGGTGGCGGACCCGGCGGCGCGGCGGCGGATCGCGACGCGACGGCTCGACCTCACCGCGGGGGCCGCGAGGCCACGTGAGGCGCTGCGCCTCGGCACGGCGTTGCTGCGTGACACGCCGGACGGTCCCGGCCGCACGCAGACCCTGAAGTCGCAGGCCCTCGCGCTGTGCTACGCGGGACGTACCGGTGAGGCGATCGCCATGGCCCGCCAGGCGCTGGCCGACGCCGGGGCCTGGCAGGACGCGCTGCCGGCCATGGTGTCCCCGCTGCACTCGGCGTGGGCCATGGCGGCGCTGTTCGCCGGGGACCTCGCCTCCATGGAGGAGTCCGTCGCGTCCATGGAGGCCGCGGTGGCGGCGCAGCGGGGGTGGTCGCTCGGAGAGGGCAGCCTCGCGCTCGCCAAGGGGCAGCTCGCCACGGCGCGGGGCCAGGTGCAGACGGCGCTCGGGGTGCTGCACGACGCGGCGCACCATCCGACCGCGACCACCGTCGGCGGCTGCATGGGTGCGTACGCGTCCGCGCAGGCGCTGCTCGGGGACGCCTCGGGTGCGGAGAGCACGCTTGAGGAGGCGCTCGCGCGCAACCGCGCCACGTGGACCGGGTTCACGCGATGGGTGGCGCTGACCCGGGTGTGGATCGCCGCCGCCTACGGCGAGACGGGGGCCGCCGTGGAGCTCGCCCTGGAGTTCGCCGAGGAGTGCCGCGCGGCGGGGCTCCCCGGCTTCGAGTTCGTCGCGCTGCACGACGCGGTGCGTCTCGGCGGCGCGGCGCACGCCGCCGGCCGCCTCGCCGAGTTACCCGCCCTGCACGACGGGCCGCGTGTCACGCTGGCCCGCGACCACGCCGCGGCGGTCGTCGCCGGTGACGCCGAGGACCTGCTGGCCGTCGCGACCGGCTTCCAGGACCTCGGCATGATCCTCCACGCCGCGGAGGCCGCGGCCCAGGCGGCGGCACGCCTGCGCCGCGCCGGCCACACCCGCGCCGCGCTCGCCGCCACCACCCGCGCCTGGTCCCTGGCCCACCGCTGCGAAGGCGCACGCACCCCCGCGCTGCGCGGACTGGCGGCCCCCGACCTCACCCCTCGCCAGCTGGAGGTGGCGCAGCTCGCCGCGCAGAACTTCACCAACCGCGACATCGCCGACCGCCTGTTCCTGTCCGTCCGCACCGTCGCCAACCACCTCGGCGCCGTCTACGACCGCACCGGCGTCAACGACCGCACCGCGCTGCGCCAGTTCTTCGACCTCCCCGGCGCGGCGGGGAGACCCGCCGGCCGCTGA
- a CDS encoding YbaK/EbsC family protein, which yields MLLLAPEEPFSFDGEAVDGPPRPARVLWPEAGRPASGEPPGHLRAELADAKACVRAGAHSSAVVAVRRLLEGVCADHGVTAVPLSAALRELRRRGLIEGRLLVWAEELRVIGNQAAHIRAGRVRAEDAADAVVLAEALLDYLYVYTPKYRELRNRRAAAGDPVREPSHVRVPDPLAVKLLRRSRITFYRHKYPYDPAQRKSREQIAADLGVPAERLVKAVLAYADGHVVLAVAPVSETVDLQALARTAGAGEARLAPAADLSRLGTGTISPLGLPLRVPAYVATAVTSQPTVYLASGRHGLELELRPDDLVRLLGARTAAIT from the coding sequence GTGCTTTTGCTGGCCCCGGAGGAACCGTTCTCTTTCGACGGGGAAGCCGTGGACGGCCCCCCGCGTCCCGCGCGGGTGCTGTGGCCCGAGGCCGGCCGTCCCGCGAGCGGCGAGCCTCCCGGTCACCTGCGCGCGGAGCTGGCGGACGCCAAGGCGTGCGTGCGCGCGGGGGCCCACTCCTCGGCCGTGGTCGCGGTCCGGCGCCTGCTCGAAGGGGTGTGCGCCGACCACGGCGTGACGGCCGTGCCGCTGTCGGCGGCGCTGCGTGAGCTGCGGCGACGGGGGCTGATCGAGGGGAGGCTGCTGGTCTGGGCCGAGGAACTGCGGGTGATCGGCAACCAGGCGGCGCACATCAGGGCCGGCCGGGTGCGCGCCGAGGACGCCGCCGACGCGGTGGTGCTGGCCGAGGCACTGCTCGACTATTTGTACGTCTACACCCCTAAATACCGCGAGCTGCGAAATCGGCGTGCCGCAGCGGGAGATCCGGTCCGCGAGCCGTCACACGTCCGGGTTCCCGACCCTTTGGCCGTGAAGCTGCTCCGTCGTTCCCGTATCACCTTTTATCGGCATAAATACCCCTATGATCCTGCGCAGAGGAAATCCCGCGAGCAAATCGCCGCGGACCTTGGTGTTCCGGCGGAACGCCTGGTCAAAGCCGTGCTCGCGTATGCCGACGGCCACGTCGTGCTGGCCGTGGCCCCGGTGAGCGAGACCGTCGACCTTCAGGCGTTGGCGCGGACCGCCGGCGCCGGCGAGGCCCGCCTGGCCCCGGCCGCCGACCTCAGCCGCCTCGGCACCGGCACCATCAGCCCTCTGGGCCTTCCCCTGCGCGTCCCCGCCTACGTCGCCACGGCCGTCACCTCGCAGCCCACCGTGTATCTGGCCAGCGGCCGGCACGGCCTGGAACTGGAACTCCGGCCGGACGACCTCGTCCGCCTCCTCGGTGCGCGCACCGCCGCCATCACCTGA
- a CDS encoding GNAT family N-acetyltransferase, translating into MFPEEVIAAGHVVLRPFTEADVPAIARGCADPGIARFVPRIPVPYTEQDARDFLATVPGHWERGGLCLAIAGSGDDAWLGTVSLKPPGPRGAVEIGYLVAPWARGRGVATAVVRALTEWAFRHGVHRVELVTDLENTASQRVAMAAGFEREGVQRGAFPRAGRHDDVAAFARLATDPGERQISYLPDLPGGFLSDGVVRLTPLTLGDADDFQAMACDPDVLKYSVPPEPPDREDTLRRCRYTATWWLSGERAEMAVRDEATGAFAGHIQLMAVNPALGQAMIGYSLAPAHRGRGLMTRAVTLLVGWAFTATPLHRVVAGTAVDNHASHHVLERAGFTREALLKSLLPGPDGTRHDDYQWVRVRSA; encoded by the coding sequence GTGTTCCCCGAAGAAGTCATCGCCGCGGGCCACGTGGTGCTGCGGCCGTTCACCGAGGCGGACGTCCCCGCCATCGCGCGCGGGTGCGCCGACCCCGGCATCGCGCGCTTCGTGCCCCGCATCCCCGTGCCGTACACCGAGCAGGACGCGCGCGACTTCCTCGCGACCGTGCCGGGCCACTGGGAACGCGGCGGGCTGTGCCTCGCCATCGCCGGGTCCGGGGACGACGCGTGGCTCGGCACGGTGTCGCTCAAGCCGCCGGGGCCGCGCGGCGCGGTCGAGATCGGGTACCTGGTGGCGCCGTGGGCCCGGGGACGGGGGGTGGCGACGGCGGTGGTCCGCGCGCTCACCGAGTGGGCCTTCCGCCACGGCGTGCACCGGGTGGAGCTCGTCACCGACCTGGAGAACACCGCGAGCCAGCGCGTGGCGATGGCCGCGGGCTTCGAGCGCGAGGGTGTGCAGCGCGGCGCCTTCCCCCGCGCGGGCCGGCACGACGACGTCGCGGCCTTCGCGCGCCTCGCGACCGACCCCGGGGAACGGCAGATCTCGTACCTGCCCGATCTTCCCGGCGGTTTCCTGTCCGACGGCGTGGTGCGGCTCACCCCGCTGACCCTCGGCGACGCCGACGACTTCCAGGCCATGGCCTGTGACCCCGACGTGCTGAAGTACAGCGTCCCTCCCGAGCCGCCGGACCGCGAGGACACCCTGCGGCGCTGCCGGTACACCGCCACGTGGTGGCTGTCCGGCGAGCGCGCCGAGATGGCCGTCCGCGACGAGGCGACCGGCGCCTTCGCCGGCCACATCCAGCTGATGGCGGTCAACCCGGCCCTCGGCCAGGCCATGATCGGCTACAGCCTGGCTCCGGCGCACCGCGGCCGCGGCCTCATGACCCGCGCGGTCACCCTCCTCGTCGGCTGGGCCTTCACCGCCACCCCGCTCCACCGCGTCGTCGCCGGCACCGCCGTGGACAACCACGCCTCCCACCACGTCCTGGAGCGCGCCGGCTTCACCCGCGAAGCCCTCCTGAAGTCCCTGCTCCCCGGCCCTGACGGCACCCGCCACGACGACTACCAGTGGGTCCGCGTCCGCTCCGCCTGA
- a CDS encoding tRNA (adenine-N1)-methyltransferase, which translates to MGFRRHGPFLPGDQVQLTDPKDKRHTVTLKEGGVFHTHKGSIPHDDLIGAPEGTVVRSSGGTAYLAFRHLLRDYAVSMPRGAAVVYPKDAAQIVAMADVFPGARVVEAGVGSGALSCFLLRAVGLEGRLTSYERREDFAEVARKNVEKFYGGPMPQWRVVVGDFVASLDESDVDRVILDMLAPWECVDAAAKALTPGGVICCYVATTTQLSRTVETLRDHGSFTEPHSWETLVRDWHVEGLAVRPDHRMVGHTGFLVTSRRMADGVAPPPRRRRPAKGAYGEESGS; encoded by the coding sequence ATGGGTTTCCGCAGGCACGGGCCGTTCCTGCCCGGCGATCAGGTCCAGCTCACCGACCCCAAGGACAAACGTCACACGGTGACGTTGAAGGAGGGTGGCGTCTTCCACACCCACAAGGGGTCCATCCCGCACGACGACCTGATCGGAGCGCCGGAGGGCACGGTGGTGCGCTCCTCCGGCGGCACGGCCTACCTCGCCTTCCGTCACCTGCTGCGCGACTACGCGGTGTCGATGCCGCGCGGCGCGGCCGTGGTGTACCCCAAGGACGCGGCGCAGATCGTGGCGATGGCCGACGTGTTCCCCGGCGCGCGGGTCGTGGAGGCCGGGGTGGGTTCCGGTGCGCTCAGCTGCTTCCTGCTGCGCGCGGTGGGACTGGAGGGCAGGCTCACCTCCTACGAGCGGCGTGAGGACTTCGCCGAGGTGGCGCGCAAGAACGTCGAGAAGTTCTACGGTGGGCCCATGCCGCAGTGGCGCGTGGTGGTGGGGGACTTCGTCGCCTCGCTGGACGAGAGCGACGTCGACCGTGTGATCCTCGACATGCTGGCGCCGTGGGAGTGTGTGGACGCCGCGGCCAAGGCACTCACGCCAGGCGGTGTGATCTGCTGTTATGTCGCCACGACCACGCAGTTGTCGCGCACGGTGGAGACGCTCCGCGATCACGGAAGTTTCACCGAGCCGCATTCGTGGGAAACCTTGGTCCGCGACTGGCATGTCGAAGGTCTCGCCGTACGGCCCGACCACCGCATGGTGGGGCACACGGGGTTCCTCGTCACGTCACGTCGCATGGCGGACGGCGTGGCGCCGCCACCGCGGCGCAGGCGTCCGGCCAAGGGTGCATACGGGGAGGAGTCAGGCAGTTGA
- the arc gene encoding proteasome ATPase — translation MAARDDAEARAAQREREVADLTTQVSFLQEEITALRRKLAESPRQARVLEERLHELQANLAAVTGQNERLVATLKEARDQIVALKEEVDRLAQPPSGFGVFLEAREDGTVEVFTGGRKLRVNVSPAVDIDSLKHGQEVMLNEALNVVEALGYETVGEIVMLKELLEDGRRALVISHADEERVVRLAESLLDQPIRAGDSLLLEPRSGYVYERIPKSEVEELVLEEVPDISYEEIGGLSRQIEQIRDAIELPYLHADLFREHKLRPPKGVLLYGPPGCGKTLIAKAVANSLAKQVAEKTGQSGKSFFLNIKGPELLNKYVGETERHIRLVFQRAREKASEGTPVIVFFDEMDSIFRTRGSGVSSDVENTIVPQLLSEIDGVEGLENVIVIGASNREDMIDPAILRPGRLDVKIKIERPDAEAAKDIFSKYITTELPLHEEDLGEHSSSREATVAGMIQRVVERMYTESEENRFLEVTYANGDKEVLYFKDFNSGAMIQNIVDRGKKMAIKAFLETGQKGLRIAHLLAACVDEFSENEDLPNTTNPDDWARISGKKGERIVYIRTLVSGKQGTEAGRSIDTVANTGQYL, via the coding sequence GTGGCAGCTCGCGATGACGCTGAGGCAAGAGCCGCACAGCGCGAACGAGAGGTCGCAGACCTCACAACTCAGGTCTCCTTCCTCCAGGAGGAGATCACCGCCTTGCGCCGCAAGCTCGCGGAGTCTCCCCGGCAGGCCAGGGTCCTGGAGGAACGTCTCCATGAGCTGCAGGCCAATCTGGCCGCGGTCACAGGCCAGAACGAACGGCTCGTGGCCACGCTCAAGGAGGCCAGGGACCAGATCGTCGCGCTCAAGGAGGAGGTCGACCGGCTGGCGCAGCCACCGTCCGGCTTCGGTGTCTTCCTCGAAGCGCGCGAGGACGGAACCGTGGAGGTCTTCACCGGAGGCCGCAAGCTGCGTGTCAACGTCAGCCCGGCGGTGGACATCGACTCGCTGAAGCACGGCCAGGAGGTCATGCTCAACGAGGCGCTGAACGTGGTCGAGGCGCTCGGCTACGAGACGGTCGGCGAGATCGTGATGCTCAAGGAGCTCCTTGAGGACGGCCGGCGCGCGCTGGTCATCTCGCACGCCGACGAGGAACGTGTGGTCCGTCTTGCCGAGTCGCTCCTTGACCAGCCCATCAGAGCGGGCGACTCGCTGTTGCTCGAACCCCGGTCGGGATACGTCTACGAGCGCATCCCGAAGTCCGAGGTCGAGGAGCTGGTGCTGGAGGAGGTGCCGGACATCTCGTACGAGGAGATCGGCGGCCTCTCCCGGCAGATCGAGCAGATCAGGGACGCCATCGAGCTGCCCTACCTGCACGCCGACCTGTTCCGCGAGCACAAGCTGCGTCCCCCGAAGGGTGTCCTGCTGTACGGCCCTCCCGGCTGCGGCAAGACGCTCATCGCCAAGGCCGTGGCCAACTCCCTGGCCAAGCAGGTCGCGGAGAAGACCGGTCAGTCCGGCAAGAGCTTCTTCCTGAACATCAAGGGTCCCGAGCTGCTCAACAAGTACGTCGGCGAGACCGAGCGGCACATCCGCCTGGTCTTCCAGCGTGCGAGGGAGAAGGCCTCCGAGGGCACCCCGGTGATCGTGTTCTTCGACGAGATGGACTCGATCTTCCGCACCCGCGGCTCCGGCGTCTCCTCCGACGTCGAGAACACCATCGTCCCTCAGCTGCTGTCGGAGATCGACGGTGTCGAGGGCCTGGAGAACGTCATCGTCATCGGCGCGTCCAACCGCGAGGACATGATCGACCCGGCGATCCTGCGGCCCGGCCGCCTGGACGTCAAGATCAAGATCGAGCGGCCGGACGCCGAGGCGGCCAAGGACATCTTCTCGAAGTACATCACCACCGAGCTGCCGCTCCACGAGGAGGACCTCGGCGAGCACAGCTCCTCGCGTGAGGCGACCGTCGCCGGCATGATCCAGCGGGTCGTGGAGCGCATGTACACCGAGAGCGAGGAGAACCGCTTCCTGGAGGTCACCTACGCCAACGGCGACAAGGAGGTCCTGTACTTCAAGGACTTCAACTCCGGCGCGATGATCCAGAACATCGTCGACCGGGGCAAGAAGATGGCCATCAAGGCGTTCCTGGAGACCGGGCAGAAGGGCCTTCGCATCGCGCACCTGCTCGCCGCGTGCGTCGACGAGTTCAGCGAGAACGAAGACCTTCCGAACACCACGAACCCCGACGACTGGGCCCGCATCTCCGGCAAGAAGGGCGAGCGGATCGTGTACATCCGCACCCTGGTGTCGGGCAAGCAGGGCACCGAAGCCGGGCGGTCCATCGACACGGTCGCCAACACCGGCCAGTACCTCTAG
- the dop gene encoding depupylase/deamidase Dop: MTVRRVMGIETEYGISVPGQPGANAMVTSSQVVNAYLAASAARARRARWDFEEENPLRDARGFDLAREIADPTQLTDEDLGLANVILTNGARLYVDHAHPEYSTPECTNPRAAVIWDKAGERVMHDAAVRASAMPGNAPIQLYKNNTDNKGASYGCHENYLMRRATPFADIVRHLTPFFVSRQVVCGAGRVGIGQDSRGEGFQISQRADFFEVEVGLETTLKRPIINTRDEPHADPEKYRRLHVIIGDANMSEISTYLKLGSTALVLAMIEDGFLTVDLSVESPVAALRAVSHDPTCKHEVVLRDGRRMTAVQLQMEYLEQARKYVEDRFGSAVDDMTKDVLNRWESVLTRLAEDPMQLSRELDWVAKLELLEGYRTRDGLPWSHPRLQLVDLQYSDIRPERGLYNRLVARDRMQRLVSEEDVQRAIELPPNDTRAYFRGRCLRQYSESVAAASWDSVIFDIPGRESLQRVPTLEPLRGTKAHVGELLDRCRTAADLVAALTGDR, from the coding sequence GTGACGGTACGGCGGGTGATGGGCATCGAGACCGAGTACGGGATCTCCGTACCGGGGCAGCCTGGCGCGAACGCGATGGTGACCTCCTCACAGGTCGTCAACGCCTACCTCGCGGCCTCGGCGGCACGGGCGCGCCGCGCGCGATGGGACTTCGAGGAGGAGAATCCGCTCCGCGACGCTCGCGGCTTCGACCTGGCCCGTGAGATCGCCGACCCCACCCAGCTCACCGACGAGGACCTCGGGCTGGCCAACGTCATCTTGACCAACGGCGCGCGCCTGTACGTCGACCACGCGCACCCGGAGTACTCCACCCCCGAGTGCACCAACCCGCGTGCGGCGGTCATCTGGGACAAGGCCGGCGAGCGGGTGATGCACGACGCGGCGGTGCGTGCCTCGGCTATGCCGGGGAACGCTCCCATCCAGCTCTACAAGAACAACACCGACAACAAAGGCGCCTCCTACGGCTGCCACGAGAACTACCTGATGCGGCGTGCCACGCCGTTCGCCGACATCGTGCGTCACCTCACGCCGTTCTTCGTGTCCCGCCAGGTGGTGTGCGGCGCGGGCCGGGTCGGCATCGGCCAGGACTCGCGCGGCGAGGGGTTCCAGATCAGCCAGCGCGCCGACTTCTTCGAGGTCGAGGTGGGCCTGGAGACCACGCTCAAGCGGCCCATCATCAACACCCGCGACGAGCCGCACGCCGACCCCGAGAAGTACCGGCGCCTGCACGTCATCATCGGCGACGCCAACATGTCGGAGATCTCGACCTACCTCAAGCTGGGGTCCACGGCCCTCGTGCTCGCCATGATCGAGGACGGCTTCCTCACCGTGGACCTGTCGGTGGAGAGCCCCGTGGCGGCGCTGCGCGCCGTCTCCCACGACCCCACGTGCAAGCACGAAGTGGTGCTGCGCGACGGCCGGCGCATGACGGCCGTCCAGTTGCAGATGGAGTACCTCGAACAGGCGCGCAAGTACGTCGAGGACCGTTTCGGCAGCGCCGTCGACGACATGACCAAGGACGTGCTGAACCGCTGGGAGTCGGTGCTCACCCGTCTCGCCGAGGACCCGATGCAGCTGTCCAGGGAGCTCGACTGGGTGGCCAAACTGGAGCTCCTGGAGGGCTACCGCACCCGGGACGGCCTCCCCTGGTCGCACCCGCGGCTGCAGCTGGTCGACCTCCAGTACTCCGACATCCGTCCCGAGCGCGGCCTGTACAACCGCCTGGTGGCCCGGGACCGCATGCAGCGGCTGGTCTCGGAGGAGGACGTGCAGCGGGCCATCGAGCTGCCGCCGAACGACACCAGGGCCTACTTCCGCGGCCGGTGCCTGCGGCAGTACAGCGAGTCGGTGGCCGCCGCCTCCTGGGACTCGGTGATCTTCGACATCCCCGGCCGCGAGTCGCTGCAGCGGGTCCCCACACTGGAGCCGCTGCGCGGCACCAAGGCCCACGTCGGCGAGCTGCTCGACCGCTGCCGCACCGCCGCCGACCTGGTGGCCGCGCTCACCGGCGACCGCTGA
- a CDS encoding serine/threonine-protein kinase, producing MKADHAQLLGDRYRLISPLGQGGMGIVWRAHDRRLARDVAIKELRPARRDDERDVRTARRHALREARSAARLSHPAIVTVHDLLEEDGRLWIVMELVEALTLQATAWHLGRLPVHWTAWIGFHLLSGLRHAHAAGVLHRDIKPGNVLLTGERVVLSDFGIAVLQSDDQAAHTNTTPIVGSPGYIAPERLRGRPATPATDLWSFGATLYFSVEGRPPSVEDGDVLTSGPGGGGRAPRRAGALRLLIEGLLRPDPAERLTSDQAAMLLSEILRKEGIAVPPMRLTGSGLFPPGAFTM from the coding sequence ATGAAAGCGGACCACGCGCAGCTGCTCGGCGATCGCTATCGCCTGATCTCGCCGCTGGGGCAGGGAGGCATGGGGATCGTCTGGCGCGCGCACGACAGACGCCTGGCCCGCGACGTCGCGATCAAAGAGCTGCGACCGGCCCGCCGCGACGACGAGCGCGACGTCCGCACGGCGCGCCGCCACGCGCTGCGTGAGGCCCGCTCGGCCGCGCGGCTCAGCCATCCGGCCATCGTCACCGTCCACGACCTGCTGGAGGAGGACGGCAGGCTGTGGATCGTCATGGAGCTGGTGGAGGCCCTCACCCTCCAGGCCACCGCCTGGCACCTCGGCCGCCTGCCGGTGCACTGGACGGCCTGGATCGGCTTCCATCTGCTCAGCGGCCTGCGGCACGCGCACGCGGCCGGGGTGCTGCACCGCGACATCAAGCCCGGCAACGTGCTGCTCACCGGCGAGCGGGTGGTGCTCAGCGACTTCGGCATCGCGGTGCTCCAGAGCGACGACCAGGCCGCGCACACCAACACCACGCCGATCGTCGGCTCCCCCGGCTACATCGCCCCCGAGCGGCTGCGCGGCCGTCCCGCGACCCCCGCGACCGATCTGTGGTCGTTCGGCGCCACGTTGTACTTCTCGGTGGAGGGCAGGCCGCCGTCCGTGGAGGACGGCGACGTGCTCACCTCCGGTCCCGGTGGAGGAGGCCGCGCTCCCCGCCGCGCCGGTGCGCTGCGCCTGCTCATCGAGGGCCTGCTGCGGCCCGACCCCGCCGAGCGCCTCACCAGCGACCAGGCGGCGATGCTGCTGTCGGAGATCCTGCGCAAGGAGGGGATCGCCGTGCCGCCGATGCGCCTGACCGGCAGCGGGCTGTTCCCACCCGGCGCCTTTACAATGTAG
- a CDS encoding ubiquitin-like protein Pup — MATKDTGGQKHTSRQDSEVEETEAQSGSDVQERQDKLTDDVDNILDEIDEVLEENAEEFVRSYVQKGGE; from the coding sequence ATGGCGACGAAGGACACCGGCGGACAGAAGCACACCAGCCGGCAGGACAGCGAGGTCGAGGAGACCGAGGCGCAGAGCGGTTCCGACGTCCAGGAGCGTCAGGACAAGCTGACCGACGACGTCGACAACATCCTCGACGAGATCGACGAGGTCCTCGAAGAGAACGCCGAGGAGTTCGTCCGTAGCTACGTGCAGAAGGGCGGCGAGTAA
- the prcB gene encoding proteasome subunit beta produces MSAQRDRSDHLLFLDTGSTSFTEFVQSYAPGLLPARFEAAGPIGDMIPHATTIVAATFDGGVVMAGDRRATAGNYISQKDMDKVFRTDDYSCMGIAGTASTGIEMARLYCVELEHYEKREGRTLSVEGKANRLATMIRGNLPLAMQGMVVVPLFAAYDIDGAAGRIFSYDVGGGPYEQKRYAAIGSGSLFARGALKKLYREGATADQTVLACVQALYDAADDDSATGGPDVTRKIWPLVAVIDDEGFRRLSDAEVEGYVRQVLDARMEDPDGPTAPLR; encoded by the coding sequence GTGTCAGCACAGCGGGACCGGTCGGACCACTTGTTGTTCCTGGACACGGGATCGACGTCGTTCACCGAGTTCGTCCAGTCCTACGCCCCCGGGCTGTTGCCGGCCAGGTTCGAGGCGGCGGGTCCGATCGGTGACATGATCCCCCACGCGACCACGATCGTCGCGGCGACGTTCGACGGCGGGGTCGTCATGGCCGGCGACCGCCGGGCCACCGCGGGCAACTACATCTCCCAGAAGGACATGGACAAGGTCTTCAGGACCGACGACTACTCCTGCATGGGCATCGCCGGCACCGCGAGCACCGGCATCGAGATGGCCCGGCTGTACTGCGTGGAGCTGGAGCACTACGAGAAGCGCGAGGGCCGCACCCTCTCGGTCGAGGGCAAGGCCAACCGCCTCGCCACCATGATCCGCGGCAACCTCCCGCTGGCGATGCAGGGCATGGTGGTCGTGCCGCTGTTCGCCGCCTACGACATCGACGGCGCCGCCGGCCGCATCTTCTCCTACGACGTCGGCGGCGGCCCCTACGAGCAGAAGCGCTACGCCGCCATCGGCTCGGGCTCCCTGTTCGCGCGTGGCGCGCTGAAGAAGCTGTACCGCGAAGGCGCCACCGCCGACCAGACCGTGCTGGCCTGCGTGCAGGCCCTGTACGACGCCGCCGACGACGACTCCGCGACCGGCGGGCCCGACGTCACCCGCAAGATCTGGCCGCTCGTCGCCGTCATCGACGACGAGGGGTTCCGCCGCCTGTCCGACGCCGAGGTCGAGGGCTACGTGCGCCAGGTGCTCGACGCGCGCATGGAGGACCCCGACGGCCCCACCGCACCGCTGCGCTAG